The genomic segment TTTGAGCCTCAATTGGTTAATAAATCCCTCGATGTCATTAAGTACGCCGTTAATACCTACGGTAAGGGTAAATTGATAATTGAAGTGGGTATTACGAATATAACCGCTTATGAGTTAAGCAATATCGTTAAGTTAGCTAAGACCCTGGAGGAGCTGGGTGTCGATAGGATTCAACTTGCGGATTCCCTAGGTAAGGCCACGCCGAAACTCATGTACAATATTGTAAATAACGTGAAGCATACCGTAAAGATTCCAGTCAGCGTGCACTGCCATAATGATATGGGTGCTGCGGTAGCTAACTCAATAAGTTCAGTATACGCTGGTGCTGATTATGTGGATGCAACAATCTACGGTATAGGTGAGAGGAATGGTATAGCCGATTTAGCCACAATAGCCATGATACTGAGAAACGATAGTTACAGGATAAACATTGATTTCGAAAAACTTAGAGATGCATATAACTACTTAGCTAAATTAATAATCGATAAGATTGATATCGAGTTCTTTAGAAATAATTTCCCAGTATTTGGTAATAATATATCTATACAAACCGCCGGCACACACGCAGCTTATCCAGGGGTATTTAAGGAGGTGGGGTATTCGCTTAATGTATACGTGGGTAGGTCCACATTACGTAAAGTGCTATCTGAACTCGGTATATCCCTTAACGATCAGGAATTATTAATGCTCATGAGGAAGATTAAGGATACAGCCGTAAGGACAGGTAGAGCTGTAACTTATGACCAATTACTGCGACTCATCAATGAGATTAA from the Caldivirga maquilingensis IC-167 genome contains:
- a CDS encoding 2-isopropylmalate synthase codes for the protein MIIDDTLREGLQAPGISFTVEEKIELAKLISNAGVDEAIVSHPSAHESEVEVTRIIVERNYFKYVFGLGRALKEDIDLIASTGANISTYIPFEPQLVNKSLDVIKYAVNTYGKGKLIIEVGITNITAYELSNIVKLAKTLEELGVDRIQLADSLGKATPKLMYNIVNNVKHTVKIPVSVHCHNDMGAAVANSISSVYAGADYVDATIYGIGERNGIADLATIAMILRNDSYRINIDFEKLRDAYNYLAKLIIDKIDIEFFRNNFPVFGNNISIQTAGTHAAYPGVFKEVGYSLNVYVGRSTLRKVLSELGISLNDQELLMLMRKIKDTAVRTGRAVTYDQLLRLINEIKGELHGS